A section of the Veillonella criceti genome encodes:
- the rbfA gene encoding 30S ribosome-binding factor RbfA — translation MSDVRVRKLQEFIKQEVSSMLMRGLKDPRIGFVTVTDVEVTGDLRQATIYVSLFGKEEEKKASLQALRHAAGHVRSELGKVLRLRYVPEISFDADTSLDYSMHIESLLHDIKKDEEQNGNHN, via the coding sequence ATGAGTGACGTACGAGTACGTAAATTACAAGAATTTATAAAACAAGAAGTAAGTAGCATGTTAATGCGTGGTCTTAAAGACCCACGCATTGGCTTTGTTACTGTAACCGATGTAGAAGTAACGGGAGATTTGCGACAAGCAACGATTTATGTAAGCTTATTTGGTAAAGAGGAAGAAAAGAAAGCCTCTTTACAAGCGTTACGTCATGCTGCTGGCCATGTGCGTAGCGAATTGGGTAAGGTATTACGACTTCGCTATGTACCCGAAATTTCCTTTGATGCTGATACTTCATTAGATTACAGTATGCATATCGAATCCTTGTTACATGATATAAAAAAGGATGAAGAACAAAATGGCAATCATAACTAA
- a CDS encoding DHH family phosphoesterase yields the protein MAIITKEALKNALDEAQRIILTVHVHPDGDAIGSMVAFYEALSNEGKEVTMVVDDTVPAKYSFLAQVAHIKQPSEVLDWQADMLLVLDASTFERIGKVGSLCKAPIFNIDHHISNSQFADSLYLCPEFAATGEILTYLCDSWGWPITPSMANALYMAIATDCGFFRFSNTTEQTLRMGALCVANGAQPNIVSEHVEVTTAARIEVMKEALQTIQFFKAGRVAIIALDEALMAKVGDDTDGYVDLIRNVDTVDIAILLKAVDAHTTRVSLRAKVTDVNAIANQFGGGGHVKAAGCTINANIQGAIEHLLAVIA from the coding sequence ATGGCAATCATAACTAAGGAAGCATTAAAAAACGCCTTAGATGAAGCACAGCGCATTATATTGACGGTTCATGTACATCCCGACGGCGATGCCATCGGCTCCATGGTCGCTTTTTATGAAGCTCTTAGCAATGAAGGGAAAGAAGTGACTATGGTAGTCGATGATACGGTACCTGCTAAATATAGTTTTTTAGCACAGGTAGCCCATATTAAGCAGCCGTCTGAGGTGTTAGATTGGCAAGCTGACATGTTATTAGTGCTTGATGCGAGTACGTTTGAGCGTATTGGCAAAGTGGGGTCTTTATGCAAAGCACCAATCTTTAATATTGATCATCATATTTCAAATAGCCAATTTGCTGATAGTTTGTATTTATGTCCTGAGTTTGCCGCTACTGGTGAAATTTTGACGTATTTATGTGACAGTTGGGGTTGGCCAATTACACCGTCTATGGCTAATGCTTTATATATGGCGATTGCTACTGATTGTGGCTTTTTCCGTTTCAGCAATACAACAGAGCAAACCTTGCGTATGGGGGCTCTTTGTGTGGCTAATGGAGCACAACCTAATATCGTATCAGAACATGTGGAAGTGACTACGGCCGCACGTATTGAAGTGATGAAGGAAGCCTTGCAGACAATTCAGTTTTTTAAAGCTGGCCGTGTGGCTATCATTGCTTTGGATGAGGCCTTAATGGCAAAAGTAGGCGATGATACGGATGGTTACGTAGATTTAATTCGTAATGTGGATACGGTGGATATTGCTATTTTATTAAAAGCGGTTGATGCACACACTACGCGGGTAAGTTTACGTGCTAAAGTTACCGATGTAAATGCGATTGCTAATCAATTTGGTGGTGGTGGCCATGTGAAAGCTGCGGGCTGTACGATTAATGCGAATATTCAAGGGGCTATTGAGCATTTATTAGCGGTGATAGCCTAA
- the truB gene encoding tRNA pseudouridine(55) synthase TruB translates to MDGVFPFLKPPGITSHDAVGICRRILKERRIGHSGTLDPLAYGVLPIFVGKATRIIEYTESASKTYVAECRFGYGTDTEDSTGTPLMAEIIPSHIPTWSQLEQVLIGFVGEQLQQPSIYSAIKINGRRAYELAREGIEFTLPSRTITISECQLLAYSYPYFTIRVSCSAGTYIRALLRDITTRLGIPGTMTQLVRTAVGPYSIEQAITAEELTVKGAACIYPTESALSHMPTVTVSAEGRLALKQGKQWPYEAIPHFKGIVRQLYCAYSDEGFFGVLEGTNDTLKVAKNIFL, encoded by the coding sequence ATGGATGGTGTATTTCCTTTTTTGAAACCACCAGGGATTACAAGTCACGATGCGGTTGGTATTTGTCGACGAATTTTAAAAGAACGTCGTATTGGTCACAGTGGGACTTTAGACCCATTAGCGTATGGTGTTTTGCCTATTTTTGTAGGTAAGGCGACACGAATTATAGAATATACAGAAAGTGCATCCAAAACATATGTAGCAGAATGCCGCTTTGGTTATGGTACTGATACAGAGGATAGTACGGGTACGCCTTTAATGGCTGAAATCATACCGAGCCATATTCCAACGTGGAGTCAATTAGAACAAGTACTGATTGGTTTTGTTGGCGAACAGTTGCAACAGCCATCCATATATTCTGCGATTAAAATTAATGGTCGGCGAGCTTATGAATTAGCTCGTGAAGGCATTGAATTTACGTTGCCTAGTCGAACTATTACAATTAGTGAGTGCCAACTATTAGCCTATTCGTATCCCTATTTTACGATTCGTGTGTCGTGTTCAGCTGGTACGTATATTCGTGCTTTATTACGTGATATAACAACTCGATTGGGGATACCGGGGACTATGACGCAGTTAGTGCGTACCGCTGTAGGGCCGTATAGTATTGAGCAAGCGATAACCGCTGAGGAATTAACGGTTAAGGGGGCAGCTTGCATATATCCTACGGAATCAGCCCTTAGTCATATGCCAACAGTAACAGTTTCGGCAGAGGGGCGTTTAGCGTTAAAACAAGGTAAACAATGGCCTTATGAAGCGATTCCCCATTTCAAAGGGATAGTACGGCAGTTATATTGTGCCTATAGTGATGAAGGCTTTTTTGGTGTTTTAGAAGGTACTAATGATACCTTGAAGGTTGCAAAAAATATTTTTTTATAG
- the ribF gene encoding riboflavin biosynthesis protein RibF: MKILTSFAELQQLKTNIVYALGTFDGLHRGHQSVIQRAVAEAKAVKACTVVVTFDNHPLHILNPERCPTMLLQPVLKGEILKSLGVDYALRLPMTKDLLAMPAEAFISALTEYNDVKAFVVGQNFTFGAGGKGTPDLIQQLLAAKGIVVHALSLAQCQEMKEHVSSTLIREAVREGDLSLTYTLLGRPYMFRGTVIEGDRRGRTLGFPTLNFLFPKELTLPPDGVYVNRVLLDGQWYEGVGNLGDNPTFENQYHRFEVHLFGFDKMVYGHEATVEFWQLLRPEQRFNSLEDLIKQMKVDEQRAKDFFEKN, translated from the coding sequence ATGAAAATTTTAACGTCCTTTGCAGAGTTACAACAGTTAAAAACAAATATTGTCTATGCATTAGGCACTTTTGATGGTCTTCATCGTGGTCATCAATCAGTGATACAGCGTGCAGTAGCGGAAGCGAAGGCAGTTAAAGCGTGTACTGTAGTAGTAACATTTGATAATCATCCCTTGCACATATTAAATCCTGAGCGTTGTCCTACTATGCTCTTACAACCTGTGTTAAAAGGTGAAATTTTAAAGTCTTTAGGTGTCGACTATGCACTTCGTCTGCCTATGACTAAAGATTTATTAGCCATGCCAGCAGAAGCTTTTATAAGCGCTTTAACAGAGTATAATGACGTAAAAGCTTTCGTGGTTGGTCAAAACTTTACCTTTGGTGCTGGTGGTAAGGGAACGCCTGATTTAATTCAACAATTATTAGCAGCTAAAGGGATTGTTGTGCATGCGCTTTCATTAGCGCAGTGCCAAGAAATGAAAGAACATGTATCAAGTACTTTAATTCGAGAAGCTGTTCGTGAGGGAGATTTATCTTTAACTTATACATTATTAGGGCGCCCTTATATGTTCCGAGGGACCGTTATTGAAGGTGACCGTCGTGGTCGTACCTTAGGTTTTCCTACGCTTAATTTCTTATTTCCTAAAGAATTAACCTTGCCACCTGATGGTGTATATGTCAATCGTGTTTTACTTGATGGGCAATGGTATGAAGGCGTGGGGAATCTAGGGGATAATCCTACATTTGAAAACCAATATCATCGTTTTGAAGTTCATTTATTTGGCTTTGATAAAATGGTATATGGTCATGAAGCAACTGTTGAATTTTGGCAATTATTACGGCCAGAACAACGTTTTAATTCCTTAGAAGATCTTATTAAACAAATGAAAGTTGATGAGCAACGTGCTAAGGATTTCTTTGAGAAAAACTAA
- a CDS encoding PLP-dependent aminotransferase family protein — MAIRFSDAVNAIKHSDTGDILKLIAQPDMISFAGGLPAEESFPAEEIRKAAEVVLDGDAGKALQYGPSLGYEPLRESIAKRMNRIVKTNFTKDNILVTCGSQQGLDMLCRLFCNKGDTVLVEKPSYLGAITAFNLSGVNYVEIPGDGKGMIISELRKALETHTVRLIYVVTDFQNPTGITWSRERRQEFMDVVDEFEVPVIEDNPYGELRYEGEYLPSLNTFDTKGLVCSLGTFSKTFAPGFRLGWIAANPLFIEKCDLLKQNMDLSTAPFSQRICEAWLQNFDFDAHVQKIIKLYKSRRDAMLQAIDEFFPKEVSHTYPEGGLFIWCTLPEHLKSRDILKQCIERKVAFVPGEAFFTSEGNTNFFRLNYSCNDEATIRDGIKRIADVLKANLNK, encoded by the coding sequence ATGGCTATACGTTTTTCAGATGCAGTAAATGCAATTAAGCATTCAGACACAGGGGATATTTTAAAGCTTATTGCGCAGCCAGATATGATTTCGTTTGCTGGTGGTTTACCGGCAGAAGAATCATTTCCAGCTGAAGAAATCAGAAAGGCAGCCGAAGTCGTCTTAGACGGTGATGCAGGTAAAGCCTTGCAGTATGGTCCTTCACTTGGTTATGAACCTCTTCGGGAAAGTATTGCAAAGCGAATGAATCGCATTGTTAAGACCAATTTTACGAAAGATAATATTTTGGTTACTTGTGGTTCACAACAAGGACTTGATATGTTGTGTCGACTATTCTGTAATAAAGGTGACACTGTATTGGTCGAAAAGCCATCGTACTTAGGTGCTATTACAGCATTTAATTTAAGTGGTGTTAATTATGTAGAAATTCCTGGTGATGGGAAAGGGATGATTATTTCAGAACTTCGAAAAGCCTTGGAAACACATACTGTACGTTTAATTTATGTAGTGACTGATTTCCAAAACCCAACCGGTATTACTTGGTCACGAGAACGCCGTCAAGAGTTTATGGATGTAGTTGATGAATTTGAAGTACCTGTTATTGAGGATAATCCTTATGGTGAACTTCGCTATGAAGGAGAATATTTACCATCATTGAATACGTTTGATACTAAAGGCTTAGTTTGTTCTTTAGGTACTTTTTCTAAAACATTTGCACCAGGTTTCCGTCTTGGGTGGATTGCGGCTAATCCTTTATTCATTGAAAAATGTGATTTGTTAAAACAAAATATGGACTTATCTACAGCCCCATTTTCACAGCGCATTTGCGAAGCTTGGTTACAAAATTTTGACTTTGATGCTCATGTTCAGAAAATTATTAAATTATATAAATCTCGTCGGGATGCTATGTTGCAAGCTATTGATGAGTTCTTTCCGAAAGAGGTATCACATACCTATCCAGAAGGGGGACTCTTTATTTGGTGTACGCTTCCAGAACATTTGAAGTCACGGGATATCTTAAAGCAATGTATTGAAAGAAAAGTGGCTTTTGTTCCCGGGGAAGCCTTTTTCACATCGGAAGGGAACACAAATTTCTTCCGTTTAAATTATTCTTGTAATGATGAAGCTACTATTCGTGACGGGATTAAGCGTATTGCTGATGTATTAAAGGCGAATTTAAACAAATAA
- a CDS encoding chorismate mutase, whose product MNLQEARQKIDAIDKELVKTFEERLKVILEIARIKEQENISIYEPQREQEVLAKTLSYVESSELKSYVSQFVESILDISKTCQKQHMQQHIFLIGMPGAGKTTVGKALAQHQGMEFYDLDAVIQEKTGKSIQNIIIYDGEEAFRNDEFEAITDIVNHKMPAVIATGGGTVLSEDTVNLMRESGFVVFIHRDVTQILDDLDMEIRPLLKESIEYIFRLYEERYPLYEKVCHVKVQNASTIADSVEEIVAALPNVVR is encoded by the coding sequence ATGAATTTACAAGAAGCACGTCAGAAAATTGATGCTATAGATAAAGAATTAGTAAAAACATTTGAGGAACGATTAAAAGTTATTTTAGAAATTGCTCGTATTAAAGAACAGGAAAATATTAGTATTTATGAACCTCAACGAGAACAAGAAGTACTGGCTAAAACGCTTAGCTATGTTGAGTCAAGCGAATTAAAAAGCTATGTAAGTCAGTTTGTAGAGTCAATTTTAGATATTAGTAAAACTTGTCAGAAACAACATATGCAACAGCATATTTTCTTGATTGGTATGCCAGGGGCAGGCAAGACGACGGTGGGCAAGGCCTTGGCGCAACATCAAGGAATGGAATTTTATGATCTTGATGCTGTGATTCAAGAAAAGACAGGTAAATCGATTCAGAATATTATCATCTACGATGGCGAAGAAGCGTTCCGTAACGATGAATTTGAAGCCATTACCGATATTGTAAATCATAAAATGCCAGCTGTGATTGCTACGGGTGGTGGCACTGTATTATCCGAGGATACAGTGAATTTGATGCGCGAATCAGGATTTGTTGTCTTTATTCATCGTGATGTAACACAGATTTTAGATGATTTAGATATGGAAATTAGACCGCTTTTAAAAGAAAGTATTGAATATATTTTCCGCCTGTATGAAGAACGCTATCCATTATATGAAAAAGTTTGTCATGTGAAGGTACAAAATGCAAGTACAATTGCTGACTCTGTAGAAGAAATTGTAGCCGCATTACCTAATGTGGTTCGGTAA
- a CDS encoding ATP-dependent RecD-like DNA helicase: protein METLRGIVQRLIYQNESNSYCVFLLEDYNEERIVCTANLEAPKEGDDLEVTGRYITHKKYGRQFETATIERLKPDTLYGAKPYLINLAVRGLGEKSIDKILAYFEDDLITVLRAEDPVALLEVPGLRKSVKEDLYNSLRGEGILQEINRFLEAAGLSSRWSRILYTTYGGAAINVLEDNPFRLLELDSTITFSMADTLRAALEIDPGDERRIEAAVIYTLRNISDNGHSCMPADELIGLVFDRLGGYAEEIATRIEELLEYGQIIGTDYDGLLYIYSPNIYHAESEAAYLTQQLMADSEVIPLDMEAFIEQFERNKQIHLGDAQKEAIQLALQNKMALITGGPGTGKTTIIQALVEAFQQTPQNRILLCAPTGRAAKRLTEATGYEATTIHRLLMPIQGSDSYDFTKNEDNLLEADVVIVDEASMLNVQLYYSLLAAIPESAYVVIVGDVDQLPPIGAGFVLRDLLDSEVIPFVRLNTIFRQKEGNRIVRNAHDINHGDMPELTPVGEFTFREVRSVTEMMHQIVAFYTSSLENVTDELDVQIISPMRRGVAGSVAISKIIQEAVNKKSTLRSEVKINGQIYRVGDKVIQVLNNYELEVFNGEIGVIFAISKTEVSIRFLDKEVKVPMEDMTSFMLAYAITVHKSQGSEYGIVIIPFIPTYNQMLQRNLLYTAVTRARNKVIVIGTKGAIQKAVQTQSGTARYSLFKERLQGVI, encoded by the coding sequence ATGGAAACATTGCGGGGCATAGTGCAGCGATTAATCTATCAAAATGAAAGCAATTCTTATTGTGTATTTCTTTTAGAAGATTATAATGAAGAGCGAATCGTTTGTACCGCTAATTTAGAAGCTCCTAAAGAAGGGGACGATTTAGAAGTAACCGGTCGTTACATTACCCATAAAAAATATGGTCGTCAATTTGAGACTGCCACGATTGAACGTTTAAAACCCGATACCTTATATGGGGCAAAGCCATATTTGATTAATCTCGCTGTACGAGGGTTAGGTGAAAAGTCGATTGATAAAATTCTTGCCTATTTTGAGGACGATTTAATTACTGTTTTACGGGCTGAAGATCCTGTGGCTTTATTAGAAGTTCCTGGTTTGCGTAAAAGTGTGAAAGAAGATTTGTATAATTCATTACGTGGTGAAGGGATTTTACAGGAAATTAATCGTTTTTTAGAAGCGGCTGGACTTAGCTCACGGTGGAGTCGTATTTTATATACAACATATGGTGGAGCGGCCATTAATGTACTTGAGGATAATCCTTTTCGCCTTTTAGAACTTGATAGTACGATTACGTTTTCCATGGCCGATACTTTACGGGCTGCTTTAGAGATTGACCCTGGTGATGAACGGCGTATTGAAGCAGCTGTTATATATACATTACGCAATATTAGTGATAATGGACATAGCTGTATGCCTGCTGATGAATTAATCGGTTTAGTTTTTGATCGTTTAGGTGGATATGCTGAAGAAATTGCAACTCGTATAGAAGAATTATTAGAGTATGGTCAAATTATTGGCACTGATTATGATGGTCTCTTATATATCTACAGCCCTAATATCTATCATGCAGAGTCTGAAGCAGCGTATTTAACTCAGCAGTTAATGGCTGATAGTGAAGTCATTCCGCTAGATATGGAAGCTTTTATTGAGCAGTTTGAAAGGAATAAACAAATTCATTTAGGCGATGCTCAGAAAGAAGCTATTCAATTGGCTTTACAAAATAAAATGGCCTTAATTACGGGCGGACCAGGTACGGGTAAAACAACGATTATTCAAGCGCTGGTGGAGGCGTTTCAGCAAACACCTCAAAATCGGATTCTTCTTTGTGCGCCTACCGGGCGTGCGGCTAAACGTTTGACAGAAGCTACTGGTTATGAAGCAACTACGATTCATCGCTTGTTGATGCCTATACAAGGTAGTGATTCGTATGATTTTACAAAAAATGAAGATAATCTATTAGAAGCTGATGTTGTGATTGTAGATGAAGCTTCTATGCTTAATGTTCAGTTATATTATTCTTTATTGGCTGCTATACCCGAATCAGCTTATGTAGTGATTGTAGGAGATGTCGATCAGTTACCACCGATTGGAGCTGGTTTTGTTTTACGTGATTTGCTAGATAGTGAAGTAATACCGTTTGTACGTTTAAACACTATATTTCGTCAGAAAGAAGGGAATCGCATCGTCCGTAATGCCCATGATATTAATCATGGGGATATGCCTGAATTGACACCTGTTGGGGAATTTACTTTTAGGGAAGTGCGTAGTGTAACTGAAATGATGCATCAGATAGTAGCTTTTTATACTTCATCACTAGAGAATGTAACAGATGAATTGGATGTACAAATTATTTCACCTATGCGTCGGGGTGTGGCTGGTAGTGTAGCTATTTCAAAAATTATTCAAGAGGCAGTGAATAAGAAGTCTACTTTACGTAGTGAAGTGAAAATTAATGGCCAAATCTATCGTGTAGGTGATAAGGTTATTCAAGTATTAAACAATTATGAGTTGGAAGTGTTCAATGGGGAAATTGGTGTAATTTTTGCTATTTCAAAAACGGAAGTATCAATTCGATTTTTAGATAAAGAAGTTAAAGTTCCTATGGAGGATATGACATCTTTCATGTTAGCCTATGCCATTACTGTACATAAAAGTCAGGGTAGTGAATATGGTATCGTGATTATTCCCTTTATTCCTACATATAATCAAATGTTACAACGAAATTTATTATATACGGCCGTTACACGGGCTCGTAATAAAGTCATTGTTATTGGCACTAAGGGGGCTATACAAAAGGCTGTGCAGACGCAAAGTGGTACGGCACGTTATAGTTTGTTTAAGGAACGTTTACAGGGAGTGATATAA
- a CDS encoding ComF family protein — MQWLDFLFPPTCPSCGSEVWHDGEWCKTCFEELYDVRCITDLEGQNLTCVYVIGHYDKGLKSILRDIKFRGQKERAVGVAPFLYSFMLALAKYKLTPDYVMPIPVSETKRKLRGYNQVDILFKHWIQQVALHNQTSWQWIDGLEKTDSTHAMFSLGRTERHENMKHAFTPLSSILAKNILKDKVILLVDDIFTTGATLEAAAQVLVKDYKVKEVVGLALAGGH, encoded by the coding sequence GTGCAGTGGCTTGATTTTTTATTTCCACCAACGTGTCCTAGTTGTGGAAGTGAAGTATGGCATGATGGAGAATGGTGCAAAACTTGTTTTGAAGAACTATATGATGTACGTTGTATTACTGATTTAGAAGGACAAAATTTAACTTGTGTATATGTAATAGGTCATTATGATAAAGGATTAAAAAGCATTCTTCGTGATATAAAATTTCGCGGTCAAAAGGAGCGAGCTGTAGGCGTCGCTCCTTTTTTATATTCTTTTATGCTTGCCTTGGCCAAATACAAATTAACACCTGATTATGTTATGCCTATACCAGTTAGTGAAACAAAGCGTAAATTAAGAGGTTATAATCAAGTTGATATTCTTTTTAAGCATTGGATACAGCAGGTAGCCTTACATAATCAAACGAGTTGGCAGTGGATAGATGGCTTAGAAAAAACTGATTCTACTCATGCTATGTTTTCCTTAGGCCGAACTGAACGACATGAAAATATGAAACATGCCTTTACGCCATTATCTAGCATATTAGCAAAGAATATTTTGAAGGATAAAGTAATTTTACTTGTAGATGATATATTTACTACAGGTGCTACCTTGGAAGCAGCAGCACAGGTACTTGTG